One Companilactobacillus heilongjiangensis genomic window, GTCGCTACGAGCACGCAAGGCATAAAGGATTGCTACGGTATCGACAACTTCTTGGAGCAATGCCCCGATAACGGTTGGGATTAGTCCAAAGGCAGCAATGATCATCAAAGCAATACAGATGAATATACCGATCAAGACGGCTTCACGAGCTACTTTCATCGTATCGTGAGCAATTTTAACGACTAGACTCACCTTGCTGAGGTCATCTTGTAAAATAACCGCATCGGCGGATTCACTGGCGGCGTTGGCACCCTTGTAACCCATTGCGATACCGACATCCGCTAAAGCTAAGGCAGGCGCATCATTGACACCATCCCCGACCATAACAGTTGGGTGATATTCTTTACTTAAACCGTTGATAATCTTAACTTTATCAGCTGGTAAACTCGAAGGATAAGCCTTCGTAATACCTACTTCTGAAGCGACCATTTCGGTGGCTTCTTTTTTGTCCCCAGAAATCATTAAGATATTTTTGATACCGAAATCTTTTAACTTCTGAATAGTTGATTTAGATTCCGGACGAATTTGATCCAACAAGCTGTAAACACCGGCATATTTGCCATCAATTGAAATGTAAACTCCTGAGCCTTTAACTTCATCAACTACTTCATTGGTAACAAACTCACCTTGACCAACTTTAACTACATGTCCGTCAATCGTACCAACAATACCTTCGGCTGTAACTTCCTTCAAATCTTCGGCATCTGTCAATGTTAAATTACGTTCTTTGGCATAATTAACAATCGCTTCAGCCATGACATGACTAGAATTTTGCTCAATCGAAGCAGCATAAGCCATAACAGTTTCTGGCTTAAAATTATTAGCTGCTTTAAATTGATCAACAACTAATTTTCCCATTGTGATCGTACCTGTTTTGTCAAAGGCAACTGTCTGAGCAGAGTTCAATTTTTCCAAAGCGGTCCCAGATTTAATAATGATACCGTTTCTACTTGTACGACTCATACCTGAGACAAAAGCAATTGGTGCTGCCAAAATCAATGGACAAGGTGAAGCAACAACTAATACTTGCGCAATTCTAATCGGATCTTTGGAAACGTACCATGCGATACCCGCAATAATGTAGGCAATCAAAGTAAAGGGTACGGCATAACGGTCAGCTAAACGAACAAAATGTGCTGGATGTGTTTCTGATTCTTTAACTAATTTAACGATAGCTTGATATTCAGAATCAGCAGCGACTTTATCAGCTGTAATCTTGAACGGATTTTCACCATTGATGGAGCCTGACATGACATACTTACCTTTTGCTACATTAACTGGAACGGATTCACCAGTCAGTGATGATTCATCAACTTCTGATTGGCCGTCAAAAACCGTCCCATCAACTGGAACTTGTTCTTTCGGACGAATTAAGAGTTCATCACCGATTTTTACATCATCAATATCAACATCCTTAATATGCCCGTTATCAATCATATGAGCTTTCGATGGCGTATTATCTAGCAAAGACTTCAATTCACTCTTAGCCTTGTTAGCGGCATACTCCTCAAGCGTATCTCCACCAGTCAGCATCAATAGAACAATCCAACCAGCCCAATATTGACCAAGGCTGATAGTTGCCACGATGGCGGTAATTGCCAACAAATCGATACCAAAGTTACCCGACTTGAGAACTTTGATCATGTCAACAAACATAATTAACGCCAATAATAAACCAAGGATACTAATAATCAGTTGGGCATAACCGTTTAAATGAAATCCGAATTCCAAAACGGCTGCGATAAAACCAATTGTTAACGTTCCATATAATTTAATCTTGTCTGAGTTCATAAAAACACAACCCTCCCAAATATAATCCTTCTTTTACCCTGATTATACATTCTTTAGTTACGAAAGTGAACCTTCATCTGGAATCATTCTCATTTAAATATCATTTCAAATAAACGCTTATAATTAGCTACAATAGTAGACTTTTGGCATACTTTTTCAATTGG contains:
- a CDS encoding heavy metal translocating P-type ATPase, with the protein product MNSDKIKLYGTLTIGFIAAVLEFGFHLNGYAQLIISILGLLLALIMFVDMIKVLKSGNFGIDLLAITAIVATISLGQYWAGWIVLLMLTGGDTLEEYAANKAKSELKSLLDNTPSKAHMIDNGHIKDVDIDDVKIGDELLIRPKEQVPVDGTVFDGQSEVDESSLTGESVPVNVAKGKYVMSGSINGENPFKITADKVAADSEYQAIVKLVKESETHPAHFVRLADRYAVPFTLIAYIIAGIAWYVSKDPIRIAQVLVVASPCPLILAAPIAFVSGMSRTSRNGIIIKSGTALEKLNSAQTVAFDKTGTITMGKLVVDQFKAANNFKPETVMAYAASIEQNSSHVMAEAIVNYAKERNLTLTDAEDLKEVTAEGIVGTIDGHVVKVGQGEFVTNEVVDEVKGSGVYISIDGKYAGVYSLLDQIRPESKSTIQKLKDFGIKNILMISGDKKEATEMVASEVGITKAYPSSLPADKVKIINGLSKEYHPTVMVGDGVNDAPALALADVGIAMGYKGANAASESADAVILQDDLSKVSLVVKIAHDTMKVAREAVLIGIFICIALMIIAAFGLIPTVIGALLQEVVDTVAILYALRARSDRL